The sequence TTTCTTCAATGTCAGTGGGGTTATTGCATCATGTGACGTATACATTGTAATTTGTAGTAATGGAAAAAGGACATGAATGATTTTATGAACATATTCTGCCTTCGCCCTCTCATTCAAACcgaagattttatttaattttttttttttttttttttgtgatgaggCTGATTTCCTTGTGTGTGAGTGAAGGAATCATTGTCTTTGGGCACATGCTACTTCATTGCAAATGCCAGCCAAGACACTAGGCTTTCACTAGTGCTGCATTTGAAATTAGATAGGCATATTCAAAGCTCTTGCACTGATTCATCGATAAACCCCCCATTTTATGTGTTTTAGCTGCAGTTTTGCCCCTCGGATAGATTTATGTGTCAATCCCAACATGTTCAAAGTACATAGTCCTCTCTGTACACGCTGCTTTATACAATTATTTCAGGTTGGCAGTTAATATCTGTTGTTTTGTATCACATTTGGATTTGTAGCAGGCAATGTACACTGGTTTCTTCCATATATGTAAAGAGAAGTGATAAAAAGAAGCATATGAATCACCGCTGTACAGAACAAACGGTAACTTATCAATAGATGACAAATTTTGTGTTTGCACTCTTAAAATCAATGCAGGTGTGACTAAAAGATGAAAACAATGTTGTGACCCGTCAATTCAGTTTATAAATTTCAGTTTGTTAAATGCAGTGAGGTTTTTGTCTAAATATTTCTAATAAACTGTCACTAAACAACACttatttttcctgtttttgtAAATCAAGGATCATTTGCAGTAGTGTGTGGTATTTCAGACAATATTTATGTTTCTTAAATTAATGGAagcagatttttattattattattttttctactcTAGGGTAAAATGAAattcaaattgaaatttaattagAAATTGTTACCCAATTTTTCAATTTAACGTCGTTTTGACGCCTGATTTCACAAAGCATGTGTAATTAACCTAATCCTAGATTACGAGATTTATCGTGAGCACTGTTTAAACTGATATTACAGTATCAAATACAGATTTAGCAAATCGATGGCACAACAACATTTGTCGTTGcatccataaaaataaataaataggtgccggggaaaaaatttaaatgtaaataaattaaacaggTTCCGGAATTTTTGTCCTTGCTCATGTAAAGAGAAAAGCAGTATTTCCGCCACAAGAGGACGCTATGGTTCCTTTTCCGCTAAACATGCCTGGCAAGAATGAATTTGTACTTTAAAGGTTTTTGAGAAGTGATACCACATTCGACGGGACAACAtatgtttaaaagcaaaaaatcaattaaatgcCTCTTTGGAAAGTAGCTACAGTATAATTTTAGAGTGGAGTACCAACTTTAGCACAATACATTATATGCTAACTGAACAAAAGTTTGGAACGATGGTTATCTGGAGAAAAAACagtatcagaaaaaaataaataagcctATGAAAAGTATTgtacaaaaaacactaagtcaTATTTCACTTCTTAGAATCATTTAAGGTTTTGCTCACACCCTGAAAGCATACACCATTAAACATTCAccaaatattcaatattcatcCAAGAatgaaagaaattacattttcttcAACAAATGAGGTCTGGGTTCTGATTGGACAGTTCTAATGCAGAAAGGTAAGGGTTCCACTTGAGCACAGTTTTCAGCCCTGAGGTTCTGGAATCCAGAAAGTTTCTCAGAGAACTggcctgttaaaaaaaaaactgtttgttcgggtttgtttttttgttttgtttttttcttcttaacaGAGGGTATGGTATCTGGGAAGCACCAAAGGGTGATTTTAACCGTGtagggatttatttttattttttattttgtgtgtgtgtgtgtgtgtctggaagtcttttgtttgttttgtttatatatttttataaaccaGGTGCTCCTTATTATAGCAGGTGTAGTCATAATGATGGATGTATAGTATCTGGAAGCACCGTATGTTTTGATCAACACTTGATCTGTAAGGCCTGGAATAATTTATGGGGTTGAGTTCCCTGAGCTGGCGTTTTGTTTAAGACAGTGGTGGTATGGGGGCTCGGGGAGGGTTATGCTTGTGTCAGCAGTCTGTGCTAGTAATAGAAAAATCCAAACGCAAGCGTTTTTAAGCTGTCTCTCCTGTGCGACAAAAGGTGGCTTATGGACGCATGAGCAGACCATGGGATGGTGTAATCTTGCCCACAATGGATGTACACAAAGTTGGTTACTCTGAGCCGGCCTTGCAGAGATACCGTGACTTGTAACTCAACCAGAAACACCTGCTTCCAATGCAAATGCATCTGGTCGGTTAATGAAACTGGAGAATGATGATGACAGATATTTGATACTTTGTTTATTTAGGAGGTGCTTCACCTTAAATGAGGTCATTTAAAGTGAAGTATGATTACTGAAAAGATTATAACTGAAACtgacatttttattatctgaGAGTGTTTTTATGCCCAGAATTAGTATAGATACAGTAATACTTGCTCGATAATTCACACTTAAAAAGTCACACTTTTTGCCTAAAAAGTAAAAGTTAGTTTCCCATGGTTTACCTTTCAGACTAGTTATCATGCTGCTGTTTTGCAAAGGACCTCTTATGCTGTAGGATTATTTGCATATAAAAGCTCCTATCATTTGAGACCACGGCCCAACTGCACCATAAAAATTTTAATCAAAGAAGGCAACAGAAACTGTTGCTGCCAGCATTTTGGTTCATCCCAAATGAAAGAGCAAAAAACACAAGCGAAGCAGTATTCTTTCACTAGTCAATAGCTCACCGTGATTGCCCAGAGAAGAGGCTCATTGTTGCCCCCACCCCACTATCACCTCCTGCCTCCAAGCGTGGATTTTCTAGAGCTTTATTGGGCCTCGGGCCAACAGTCCTGCCAGCACACACAATGTAAAACTCTGACTAATCAGTTCTGCACAGAACCAACTGGCTCTGTCCTGACCATTGTAGAGGGTGCTACAGCAGAGCCCTCATTGTTTGCTGTGGAAAAGTCACTCTTTCATGCAGTTACAGTGAAAATGGTTTTATTAGCATGTGATTTGTGTGGGATACTAGATGTGTTGATGATAAGACAAATATTACAGACCACAAGCAAAGTGATATGGCTGCACAATGTGTACACAATAATGCAACTAACCTATCTAACACCCCAAAGCCCAAACAACTTATTGACAACattgtaaatattatataataccaGTTTTGgtgcatttggcagatgtttttatccaatgCAATTTACATTGCATTCTGTAAATTAAATGCAATgcattggataaaagcatatGCCAAACATTTATGCATTGTGCATGTGTCtgtttgtatatatatctatatctgtatctatatatattaataatatataataataaattaaatattgtgtataaatttagtaataataaaatataaatataaaacatttaaataataattttcatatgcaCTTTACATTGCAATGCTTTCAATTTAGTCAGATGCATTggataaaatatatatcatattatatttatgcattgtgcatgcacacacatttataatatttaatgtaaatcttttttttttatgtttttacaacaaaaaaaaaacatagacttTTTTGTCCTGTGCATGTAGAGTGTCAGGTATGACATGTGTGTGAGGCCTCCTTCTGTTGTATGAGAGGTATTGTTTCTTTATGTCAACCCTTAATCCACACCGTGACCCTTTTAGGGGCCCTGGTGTCATAGCCGGGGCTAGAGAAGAGGCAGTTCCTAAACACTGTTCCCTCATCGTGAGTTGGGACGGGACAGTTGTCCTCTGGGGCTGTTCTTGGAAATGTTATCATGTTCCCACGTCTGATTAATACACATTATCCCTTTCACCTCTTTTATGCCCTTTCTCCTCCAGTTTGagacaatatatttttgtttatataactgTAAATTAGATTTCCCACCAAGATATGATCAACACTTTAACATCACTCAATTGCAGATTTGCGGCCATTATTTTAAGCTTTAGTGGGATGACCATACGCTGAAAGGAAAAGCAGGACAGAAAAgggttaagaatttttttttatttgatttgtcgTATTGTCTGCAGCCCCCTCCCACAATTCTGCCAAAGGATTATAGTGTCACCGAGAGTCACAGTCGTTATAAATACCCATGTGGCCTCTCGCTTTCCCATCAGAGAGGCTGAATGTCTGCAGGACATGCTCCTCATTTGTCTATccatgttctttttttaaaaatcatctaGAACTTTCACATAGATGCAGAGCTCATCTGTCAGTTTCACACCTAAGGTTTTATGACAAAAATTACTGGTTGGAAATCAACGGGACAGATGATTTCGGACTTGTGAAGAAGGGCTGCTCTTCACACAAACTCTGTAGGTTATAGAAGCATTTATGCTTGGTTTTCCATAGTTTCTGCACTTTAGTTTTTTGTGTCCATCCACAAAATTCAAAGGTAACACATCCAGAAGCTATTTTTGGTTATTTTGGAGGTTCTTTTCCATCTCACACTCATATCCCTCCATTTTTGGCCTCGCCTCTGAGTTATCGCAGCCATGTGGGAGTTCCGGTCCATGTCTTTTTGGCGGGCTGTGTTTGCAGAGTTCTATGGCACcatgttctttgtgttttttggCCTGGGATCAGCTCTGCGTTGGACCACTGGACCACATAACGTGCTCCAAGTGGCCTTTTGCTTCGGTCTGGCAGCTGCCACACTTATCCAGTCCATCGGCCACATCAGTGGTGGCCACATCAACCCAGCTGTCACATTCGCTTACCTGATTAGCTCCCAGATGTCACTGTTTCGTGCTTTCTTCTACATCTGTGCTCAGTGCTTTGGAGCGCTAGCTGGAGCCGGTGTGCTGTATGCGGTCACGCCAACCAATATGAGAGGCAATCTTGGCCTGAACACGGTAAGAGGGTGTATTTGATTCATTGAGTTCATTAGTTGAAATGATGCCTTGTTTACAAGTGCTACAAAATGACTGATCAATCTTTGAAACCATAGAGATGTCAAAATATCACCATTTCACATAAACAAAACAGTTTACAAAAAATGAAATTGGATTACTATTTTTATAATGTCAGTGTTGGTAGTTCTTTGTTAAGTGTATGTTTATATGCTTTCAGCTTCAGCCAGGCATCAGTCTGGGAATGGCCACCACCATAGAGATATTTCTGACTCTGCAACTCGTGGTTGTGGTCTTCGCTGTGACAGATGAGAGGCGAAATGGACGACTGGGGTCTGCTGCCCTGTCCATTGGCTTCTCAGTGCTTGTGGGCCACCTGCTGGGGGTAAGATACCATTCACAAGGACTGAGATTCAGTCTTAAAATCAGTGGTTCTCTATTGGTTTTACCTATTGGCCCACATTTTACAATGCAAAACGGCACTTAAATGTCAACGAAAACTCCGGCACGTAAACATTGCTGCAAAACTTCTTCATATGAAATAGACTGAGTggaaaaatttactttttaatacaTGGAACAAACACTAGGCCAAATATTCTTTTAGTAATTAGcctatttaaatttacatttgtatTACTGAACCTGATTTTATAAGTATGATTATTGGATCAAAACCCACCAGTTGAAGATCACTGACAATACTTGTTATGTACTTAAAAAGCATTTATCTtgattgttatttatttgttgcaaaatgtaactatattattcCCCTGCTCTTTATATAAATGTGGATATATAAGTATGTCCAACTTTATCTGAATGCatacagtattgtgaaatatattatataGCAAATCTCTAAAACTTCTTAATTGTTTGTAtcatttcaaacattaaactatattatcgcccagctctaatctgctaaatATGCTTTTAAGGAATGAAGATATTAAGATCTTATCAACATTTGACTTTACGTGACTTGACATCAATTTGATTGCAGATGTATTACACTGGAGCTGGAATGAACCCTGCAAGGTCTTTTGCCCCTGCTGTGCTTTTTAGGAACTTTATTAATCATTGGGTGAGCCATATTTCCATTGTATTCAGATGAAGGAATATTTTGCTAACTAATTCATAAATGTAACAATTTGATCTCTCTCACTTTCTGGTAGGTGTACTGGGTGGGTCCTATGATCGGCGGTGCTATGGGCGCTCTGCTCTATGACTTCATGCTCTTTCCCCGGATGCGTGGCCTGTCCGAGCGACTGGATGTGCTCAAGGGCAACCGACCTCCTGAGGCTGAAGCCCAGCAGGACACCCGAGGGGAGCCGTTTGAGCTCAAAACACAAGCCTTATAAACACTGCCAGGAAACTTTGGATCCCTGACGCGACACATACGTATGATCTTTTCACACACACTTCTAACATACCAACCAAGTTTGCTGTAGGGAGAATCACACACACTTCCAAAGGCAATCGAGACACAATGACCCCTTCCCAAGGACTATGAATGAGGGTAAGAAGAGGACTTCCTGTTGAGGACTGCGCTCTGTACCACCAGGTATAGGGAGTGAGATCTGGTGGCTAACGCCGCTCAGGGGCACCTCTGTTGTTTCTAGTCTACTAAGAGTGAGCTACACTAGAAGTGGACTTCTGCATGCTTTCAGGTTTCACAGGGTTTAAATCTCACACATTCAtttcagtttcttttttctttgatttttcaGAGATGTGACTCATGTACTATATTATTAGCATTTTGCAACCGATTTCTTTACAGTCAACATTATTcagttgtgcgtgtgtgtgtgttttccaagAGTTTCCAGTTTGGCTCTTTCACATTTCCATGATTCGCCATTTGTTTGTATTAATGCAATGTTCTTTTTTCTATCTCCCAAAATGAAGGAAATGTTCCTTTGAATCTTGGTTTAAGTGGATGTACACTCACGACTAAAAGCTTTATAAATCCTTTGGGAACTTGGATCCCTTGTTGAGCATGCTTCAAACTGTTGTATTGTTTAATTGTAGCATAATTGCCCAGCATGCGTTTCTTGAAGAAAAAAGCAGTCACACCatcatttatatgaaataataaacGCACAAAACACAACTAGTCAGTTGTTATACAATAACGTTTAACTTTAACCAGATTGAAGAACTTCCTTTTCTTCCCGTCATGTTTTCAAAACTTATGTTTTGTATTTCCAATAGCATTATGAAGTACATCCACTGTTTCAGGCATTTTCATTGAACTTTTTCTGCCATAAATCTACATGCATAGATGTCCTGTTTATATTAGGGGGTTTGGCATTATTTTGTGTGTAGATAGCTGAACTAGACATAAGCAATGATATTTTGTCTCAGGCAAGAGAgtatttgtgtaaaataaattttaaacctCGCTAATGTGAGCGTAACTGGTTCCTAACTTCATGGATGCATTATGATACAATGACCATTACTGTCTTTCACGGTAATTCAGTCAATGCTTTCCCTTAATTTAGATGATTGCTGAGCGACTGGGATGTCTGgatttaaatacacatttatgtTCTTGTAACATTTGGAACTTATGGAATGAAAAGGCAATCGCTACATCCACCCTTTGCCTTTCTGCACTCTTTCCAATAGTGTCTTCTTATCCAAGATCTGACTAAAGGGAGACCATAGTTGTCTGAAAGATCTTCAAACCTCACCATTGGCATCTGTAAGCACACTCATTTGGAAGACATTGAATTAAATGGAATTTCTACATATAAAGGTCAATGTTTACATGAAATGTAGACATTTTGTGTTCAAAGTCTTGTGTAAATTGTAAAGACTtggttatttaattttaaagctaGCTAAGTTCAAGTTAGTGAATGTCTCTTCTTTAAGAGGTGAGATTGTGCTTAAATTTAATTAAGAATTGTCAATTTTTATCATCTCTAGATCAACACTAACATTCATTCAGTCAAATTTCTTATGAAATATGACAGAATCATTTATTCTGAACAAATCCTTAACTATTTAATACTCAGGCAAGAGTCTTGaatgaattttgactttatttaaaaCATGGGAATatgaacatttcttttaaaagaaaatcttatATACCTGCTTTACAGATTTGGTCAcatgtattaaaaaagaaaaatggcaacGTTAACATTTTTCATAGACAAATGCGTAAGTGCTTTATACTTCTCTGTGGCCAGTAACGGGAATATGGTGAGACTTTCAGGTATCGATCAGGCGGGTGCATATCTAGCacttttttcagttagtgctacaGACAGAACATCTGAATAGACAACAGAAAGAAGAATGTGTGGTTCTCCCCTACTGGACTAAATACATACAGACAGTTACTGATGgcacatttgaaaaacattccatttgatatattttcatattcaaagCACTAAGATGAAAGCTTATATTTTACAAGATATAGAGCAGTATTGTTGGATGGCAAAAATCACAGTTTAAGGTAGAGAAACTGTATAATACATTTCAATTTTAAGGACGTTGATGAGTTTTAGCACTAAAGACTAAATACAGAAATGGTGACACAGAACACTGTAGAGTACGTGGACACAGAATTATGTCTACATTTGACACAAAACCTTACTGTTATTTTGTGCACATGATATGTATTTTACATGACTTTTAGCCATTGATTATGTAAAAAGAGGCTGAGCTATATCATTTTGTGCAACTGGATGAACAAATGATACATGGCATAGTAAAGCAAAACTCGCTAGtgatatgtaatttaaaaaacttttttaaaaacgtttaaaaaaaaaatatcaaaatttttTTAGGTTTACTGGCCAAATCTGACTGTAGACTCATACGAATACTGAATGTTGAATATGCAATCACACACAAGTCATGCAAATGAAACGACCAAATAAACTGCTATCTATATATGGAATATGGCAGAAAACTAATATTTGCATAGAGTTGAATAAAACCTATCATTTCTAAAAGGTCTAAAAGAATGCCGTTCTTTTACATTGCTATACATTTCAGCTCACATCTGTGTCTGCATCTGCAGACAATCCATTTCATTCAGGACACTGAGAGTAAAATATCGCTAATCTACTCTGGTCAAATATCCATACTGGAATATGTTTTTCTGCATCAAATTTAAAGGAACAAAATCTTCTGGCAGACAAAAATGTGTAACATGCTAAATCTATTTGGTCTCTCTTCATAAAACCATGTGATAGCAAATAATTTCCTGTTTCACTTGTCAGTTATAATGATACTTTCAAAAGTAGTCATAAAACTGAAACAGGGAACGACTTGCAAGTTTAGGTACTACACGCTAATGAGACCAAAGGTTCATCTGATTCTCGCAGAAATTtcataaaatttcatttaaaagttgCTAGCAATCATTCACTATGATTACGGAGTTGAACACACTGTTCCTTTAAATTGCACGGTTAGTGTGTTTATGCAGGAGAAAGCGAGTGTGACACAGAGTTGTATACAATCCATGTGATAAAGACACCCGCTGCCCAATGATTCATGGATATGAATGTAAGAAAAGTGCATTTCTTCTGATACACTTGTTTTGGGAACAAATTGGTAATGTGTCCTTTTGGGAGTTGTACTAGATGTCCTTAAAGCACCAAGCCATCTGATAACCTTTTCCAGCAAGAACAGATGCTTTACCTCTAATTAAGATCTTTGTTAGTATTTTGACAAAAAGATGACAAAATTCCCTCCAGTGCTTCCATGTCTATTTCTTCACTTGAGGGAGCTTGTTGCCTGTTATAGAATAAACAAAGTTGACAATGTTAATAAAGATAAAGAACAGATGTGCGAATGTGTTACCAGAAAGTGATGCTGATACATCAGTAAACCTTACTGTGGCCGTGACTCACATTGGTGATTGGTAGAGTGGTCCTTGACCAGGCATTTGCTCTGGCATATATGGAGGTGTAGACTGAGGAAGTCTGGGATAGGGCAACAGAATCACAATAGTCAGTGATTAAACAGCCATTGCAGCCAAACTTTTACTTGGGTGCTATTGTTCTATACTAAATTCTGAGCTGCCTACCAAGTTGGCTAACTCAAACTATGTTATCACATGTGCCCTCAGTGGTAAAGCCACTCTCCACAAGCTCAGTGAAAATTAGCATTCAAGATGGCAGACAGAGCCAAGAAAAATGTTCATTATAAAAAGACATTACAATGTTTTAGGTcagtaagttttattttatttctttatacttttattcagcaaggatggattaaattgatcaaaagtgacagtaatgacactgataattttacaataatactgacactgaagactgtagcaatgatgctgaaaattcagtcaacacaggaataaattacattttcacacattttaaCATTGCAATTATTAAACtgctatttaaaattgtaataacattttacaatattactgatttaacTGATTGGttgttttttgatcaaataaatgtagtcttagtgagcataagagaaattttttcaaaagcataaaaaaattcaacattttgcTATTCATTTTTGGGGAATATTGCGATGTTAGCTTACCAACGTGCTAATTTCAGACTCTGCTGGAATCAACCATGAGTGTCTATTGTAGAAGATTGTCTTGTGCACTTGATATAACAATTAACAGTGTTTCAAGAGACTGTATTTTGGTTAGGATGCTGTCTCAAAAGCCATCGATGGCTTGTTTTACAATAAAGCCTTCTTATTTAGAAATATAATCAGCATAGTGTCTTGTCCTACTTGTTCCATTTGAGCAGACAGATGTGAATGTGAATTAACTTTATCAAAGCGAAAGTTTAATTATACTTACGGGGAGAAAATGGCCGGATTCCTGTGGGGGTAAAAGGGGTATTTTATACACCACCCAATAAagacttgttaaaaaaaatggcaACAGTGTGTATATCTGTGGCTTTAACAATGATTTGATTAATCCAATACGCACATGTTTGGCCCATAGACATTGGTCATAGACTGCCCAAACATATCCATAGGGGTGTCAGGTGGTATGTTGGCGGTGGAGGAACGTTGGTCTCCtctgaacatgaaaaaaaaatacaattatgtgACAGACATTGTCAATGCCTATTACAGTACCAGTtaaattaactgaattaattATCCTGTCATACTATATGTAGAAACAGTTCTCTTTAATTACCCAGAGTTGTTTTAACATGAAAATGTTCATAAAATTATACTTcagtttataatatattcaaGGTTTCTTTATTAATACCTGAGGGTGAATTTGTTGACGTCTTGAAAAGTGATATAAATTTACAGCAAAATATCTTTACTTACGGGTTGACTACTGTTGTTAGTTTGAATGGTAGGTAACCATCAGGATTAGGGGGAGAAGGCACTGTTTCAGGACACAGACGCATCATTTTTTAAACGTTTCGCTTATAtttaacacaatatatatatatatatatataaaacctcagTATACAGACATTGTCTTAAAGATCTGGTTGCACACCTGTAAAGAATTTCTTAAATACTTCGTTCTTTGGTAAGTCTGGATACACATGAGTGATGCAGTTAATGTCCCGTATGCGGTCGCCAAGGCCAGCTGAATCCAGATCCTTCTTAGTGAAGGGTTGGATATTCTGGATTTTCCTGCCTCCATCtaagcagaaaaacaaaacatttaactgCAAATTATCACTAGATCAATACATTTGAATTAGTCTTGCTGATACTACATGGACATATTATATCCATCTGTCgggtaaaataaacttttatctgtaacttaaaataaaatagatccTTTATTTACGCAAAAGGCTCTTTCAGACTAATTTTGTTCCTCAATACTTAAGTTagacaaaaacaaaattgtata is a genomic window of Carassius carassius chromosome 46, fCarCar2.1, whole genome shotgun sequence containing:
- the LOC132129342 gene encoding lens fiber major intrinsic protein-like, whose product is MWEFRSMSFWRAVFAEFYGTMFFVFFGLGSALRWTTGPHNVLQVAFCFGLAAATLIQSIGHISGGHINPAVTFAYLISSQMSLFRAFFYICAQCFGALAGAGVLYAVTPTNMRGNLGLNTLQPGISLGMATTIEIFLTLQLVVVVFAVTDERRNGRLGSAALSIGFSVLVGHLLGMYYTGAGMNPARSFAPAVLFRNFINHWVYWVGPMIGGAMGALLYDFMLFPRMRGLSERLDVLKGNRPPEAEAQQDTRGEPFELKTQAL